CCTCGCGTTGAACTGCGGCTTGTCGTAGCCCACCCACTGCTCGAGCTCCTCGTCCCACCAGACGAGCTTCTTGCGCTCGGACCAGGGCTTGCCCTCGGGGTCTGCCGAGCAGCGGTTGTATAGGATGCGGGAGTTCTCCGGCCAGGTCACGCGATAATCCGAGAAGATCGAGCCGTTGTAGACCTCGCCCGTCTCGACGCGGTTCATCAGGTTCTCGCCGTCGGGACCGAGTATTCCCGATAGCAGGCGGCACCCGCACACGGTGGACCCGTCGTCCTTGAGGGTTCCCGCGCCTTGGCAGACGGAGCCATCCTCGACGTTGAACCCGTTCATCTCCTTGACGATCTTCATCATGTCCGGATCGCCCTCGACGCTGGTCAGCTCGAACTCCTGATCGGTCTTCGTGGCGGCGTAGACCGGATCGTAATCCCAGTACAGCGCACGCATGCCCGCATCGCGCTCCTTATCGGACGCGTTTGCCTTGGCCTGCAGCCTCTTGCCCAGCTGGTAGATGTACCAGGCATCCGAGTGGGCATCGCCGGGTGCCTCCTGGAGGCGCTCGTGCCATTGCAGCAGGCGCTCGGTGTTCGTGACCGAGCCGGTCTTCTCGAGGCAGGTGCATACGGGCAGGTAGAACACCTCCGTGAGGCAATCCTCGGGTGCGGGACCGTCTGGGTCGGCGTACCAGACCGAAGCGCTCTCGTTCTCGAAGAGGTCGCACACCACGAGCCACTTGAGGTTGCGCATGGCATCGCGACTCCAGCCGGTGTTGGGGTTCGTCACCGCGATGTTCTGGCCGAACACCACCATGCCGTCCATGCCGCCGCGCAGCGCCTTTTCCATCGAGACGGTCAGCGACTCGTTGTCGCTGAGCTTCGGAAGCCACTGGTAGCCGTATTCGTTATCCTTCGTGGCGTTCTCGCCGTAGTATGCCTTGAGCAGGCTGATCATGTAGTTTGGCAGAGCCGCCCACGATCCGCGCTCCGTTTCCAGCTTCCACATGCCATCGCTCGTCTTGTCGAGCGCCCCGCTGAAGCCATGCCCGTTGGCGAGATAATCGGCCAAGGTGGCGTTTCCGGGATGGGCTTCCGGCTGGGGGATGTAGTTGGGCAGGACGTTGAACAGCGTCGGGACGTCGGTGGCGCCCTGTACGTTGGAGTGCCCGCGCAGCGCCAGGATGCCGCCGCCCGGACGCCCGATGTTGCCGAGGAGCAGCTGCAGGATCGCCGCGGTGCGGATGATCTGGGTGCCGCTGGAATGCTGCGTGAAGCCGGTCGCGTAGCAGAACGCCGTCGTGCGATCGCGGCCCGAGTTGCGGCCGATGAGCTCGCCGACCTTCACGATGTCTTCGGGGCGGCATCCGCAGATCTCGGCCACGACCTCTGGCGTGTAGTAGCTGAACTGCTTCTTGATGAGCTGGAACACGCAGTGGGGGTCTTGCAGCGTCGGGTCTTGCTTGGGTTGCCCGTAGCTGCCGTCGGGGTTCATCTCGTACTGGTAGTCCCAGGTCGTCCCCGCCTTGGCATACGATTCGGTCTCCGGGTCCCAGCCGTTGAAGAAGCCGGTCACGTCATCGAAGTTGAAGCCCGGGTCGATGAGGGTGGCCGCGTTGGTGTAGTGGATCACGTACTCCTTGAACCAGTAGTCATGCTCGAGGATGTAGTTGATGAGACCGCCGATGAACGCGATGTCGGCACCGGGGCGGGTGTGGACGTAGTGGTCGCATACGGCAGACGTGCGCGTGAAGCGCGGGTCCACGTGGATGGTGACGGCGCCGCGGCGCTTTGCCTCCATCGGCCAGTGAAACGCCACCGGATGTGCCTCGCCCATGTTGGAGCCCATGATCAGGATGCAATCGCTGTGGATGAGGTCGCGCGGCGGATTGGTGCAGGCGCCGAACCCGAACGTCGGCGAGAGCGCCGTGACGGTCGTCGAATGGCAGTAGCGAGCGGAGTTCTCCGTGGGCAGTATGCCCAGACCTCCCGTGAAGAGCTTTCGGATGAGGTAGCATTCCTCGTTGTCGTTGGCGGAGCCGCCGATGAAGCCGACGTTCGTGGCGCAGTTGACCGTCATGCCGTTTTCGTCCTTCTCGACGAACCCGTTGTTGCGGGTCTCCCAGATGCGCTCGGCGATGGTATCGAGCATCCAGTCGAGGCTCTTCTCCTCCCACGCCGCAGAGCCCGGCGCGCGATAGAGCGCGCGCGTCTCCCTGTAGGGATTGCGGTTCAGCATGAACGTCGACATGCCCTTCGGACACTGGCGCCCGGCGTTGATGGGAGAACGGGGGTCGCCTTCGACCTCGATGAGCTCCTTGTCCTTGTAGAAGGCCAATTGGGAGCATCCCACCGCGCAGAACTGGCATACCGTCGTGCCCCGCTTCGCTTCGCGCAGCCTGGTGCACTTGTGGACCGTGCGGTCACTTAGAACGTCATTCACGTGAGCCATGGTCGTACCCCTTTGCTCTATCAACCGAGGCGGGCTGCCCGACTCGCAAGCGCGAGCCGTTGCTCCCGAAAGCCGCAGGCACGGCTATCGCGAGCTCAGTCCGCGCTCCTCTCCATCGTACGTGCCGGGAGGTCATCCCCCATCGGCGCACCGTTCATGCGCATCTTCTGCATGTTTCGCAGCAGGTAGATCGGCGATGCGTAGCCACTCCAGATGTGTATGAGCCTCGTGAAGGGAACCACGAGGAAGATGCAAAGCCCGATGAAGA
This window of the Coriobacteriaceae bacterium genome carries:
- the fdnG gene encoding formate dehydrogenase-N subunit alpha, which translates into the protein MAHVNDVLSDRTVHKCTRLREAKRGTTVCQFCAVGCSQLAFYKDKELIEVEGDPRSPINAGRQCPKGMSTFMLNRNPYRETRALYRAPGSAAWEEKSLDWMLDTIAERIWETRNNGFVEKDENGMTVNCATNVGFIGGSANDNEECYLIRKLFTGGLGILPTENSARYCHSTTVTALSPTFGFGACTNPPRDLIHSDCILIMGSNMGEAHPVAFHWPMEAKRRGAVTIHVDPRFTRTSAVCDHYVHTRPGADIAFIGGLINYILEHDYWFKEYVIHYTNAATLIDPGFNFDDVTGFFNGWDPETESYAKAGTTWDYQYEMNPDGSYGQPKQDPTLQDPHCVFQLIKKQFSYYTPEVVAEICGCRPEDIVKVGELIGRNSGRDRTTAFCYATGFTQHSSGTQIIRTAAILQLLLGNIGRPGGGILALRGHSNVQGATDVPTLFNVLPNYIPQPEAHPGNATLADYLANGHGFSGALDKTSDGMWKLETERGSWAALPNYMISLLKAYYGENATKDNEYGYQWLPKLSDNESLTVSMEKALRGGMDGMVVFGQNIAVTNPNTGWSRDAMRNLKWLVVCDLFENESASVWYADPDGPAPEDCLTEVFYLPVCTCLEKTGSVTNTERLLQWHERLQEAPGDAHSDAWYIYQLGKRLQAKANASDKERDAGMRALYWDYDPVYAATKTDQEFELTSVEGDPDMMKIVKEMNGFNVEDGSVCQGAGTLKDDGSTVCGCRLLSGILGPDGENLMNRVETGEVYNGSIFSDYRVTWPENSRILYNRCSADPEGKPWSERKKLVWWDEELEQWVGYDKPQFNARKPPSYKPEPGATGDMALAGDCPFGAHSDGKAWLFVPYSIKEGPMPIYYETTESPYDNKLWEQTRDPGLHIVDDVENPIAPSGDLDYPTIMTTYHVTEHWLSGAQTRNIPWLVGLQPVRFVELSPEQAESIGVETGDYVTVESARAKLQIPVLVTPRLRIGDVYGKKATIAGTFVASGYKGLMVSDITNDLSPAIMAPDGLIPASKGFTVRITKGDPSDLKKLDPHPLKYDPIFDKPIPETPWPAQPEARN